In the genome of Columba livia isolate bColLiv1 breed racing homer chromosome 1, bColLiv1.pat.W.v2, whole genome shotgun sequence, the window GATGTTGTGCTCCAAGGAGTTTGTTCCACTACAACTCAGATGTGCCTGAATTGACACATGGCCAGAGTCAGTCCACATTAAACACATGATTTTGAAAAACTCATCAGATACTAGACTTGTGTTATGTCCAACCATGGCTGTTGGTGTGGGATTGTTCTGTTCACTTGCCCTGTTTCTTGGTGGTCAGAATGCAGCAGGGACCATGTACTGTCTCCCTCAGGTTGTCATGGCATGTTCAGAAAAAGAGTGGGAATCAGTGGAGAGGGAATTTGGACTAAGTGTGAAGAAATCTTTCAGGGAAAGCTTTGAAATAGCTGAGTGTAGAAGGAATGGCTAGGTTtcttggctttttgttgtttttttttttgttctttttatgcTAATGAAACCAAATCCtctcagaaagcagaaagtgcAGGCTGGTGCTTATGAACCCTTTTTGATTTCTGAATCCCTCAAAATCACAAGTAGCTTGTGAACTGAAGTCTACTGACAACAGTCTTGCTCCTCCTAGTTTCCTCATGTGGGCCTGTGGTAGTCCAGGGATTCTTGGATATCCATGTGGAAGAAATCTGTCTAGAAAATGTAGATATCAacaaaagtgtgtgtgtgtctgaggatgaggagggaaTCCAGATCTACATTTATTGCTACATAAAAGTAGCTTAGAAAAAGGTGGCTTGTTATCAGACAGTATGGCTTCTCCCACCGGTAGGAATGAAAAAAGCAAGTCCAAGAGTAAAGCCTATGCAAGTGCTTATCTCTGTGCTGACCTGGCCTACTGAGAGTGAAAATTTCCTGGGTTTTGATTTGCTTCTGAGCTTGTGATCCCTTATGAAAGGAAATCTAGATATGGGAGACAATGAATGAAAGAGGAACATTTCTGCGGGCTTGCTTTCAGTTCTCTGCATGAGTTCCAATATTTGAGCATTCAAACTCAATAGCCTGCATGTATAAGATACATGAACAACTACTGACAGGTAAAAGCCAGTGTGGCAAGGGTGCAAAAGGGTTTTTGGTCACTTATATTGATGCAGTGAGGTCAGCTCTAGTCTGTGAAGGTCCTGAGCACAGGCtgagttttcactgaaaataagtGGATCAATTCTTAATTCATAGAATGGtgtgggttggaatggaccttaaAGACCACCTACTTCCAGTCCCTCTACCGTGAGGATGTAGAACTCATGCAGTGAACTCTCGCTAACCACTAAAACAGAAACAGTATAGTTAGCAGGGTgtgatatattttaaatcattagGCTACTTTTAGTAAAGCAACTCAAGGTAAAAGCTAAAATCTTTTTCCCATACCATAGAAAAAGCCGAAGAAGGCACACTGCTTAATTTTCTCTCCAGATTGACAATCCATCTGTTAAAGTATCTGTGTTGTGACAGTCatcaacagaaaatgttttgggGAGAACTCCAAGAAAATCCACTCCCAAAATGCAGGAAATACCTCATCCAGCTCTTTTCAGTTTAACAAAGAACTTAAAACTCCTTAAGCAAATATGTCTGTGTGTTTCTATATTTATTCATATATATTCtctatatattaaaatacagacaTACCATGCATGTATctagaaagagaaagggaaagatgggcacagggagaaagaaaacacaagtctgtcatatacattatatatagaTGATATACATTTTGTTATATAACGTAcattatatgtatatgtataatCATTATACATATGTTTCTATAGCATCTGTAATCTAACAATGAATTTCTTCTTTAACTTTATACATTTCTTGGTTTTTTTGAACACTTCTAATTTCTTAATCTACCAGTCTAAGTCATGGCTGAAAACTCTTCATCCTGCCATTTCTCCTTAGTGATGGgcaaaagagaaatacagaaagagttCATAAGGAATTTTGGTTTGGATTTCAACAAGAATGGgtcaaaaattaaaaggaagtcAGACAGATCTTAAGATATTATTGTACATAAATCATAAGTAAATTATTGTAGTTCTTCAGGTGTGGTAAATTATTGTAGCATAATTGATTTAAAGGCAGTGATGATGATTCACACCACACAAAGATTGACTGGCCTagaaatttcagagaaaaattgtactaaatgctgtgttttcttaAGTCTATAAAATCTTAATGTAAGATTGCTGAGTCACTACTGCAAGTTAACAAACTGCTAAGATTTGGCTCTGTAGGAAATGGGTTCTACAAGCCAAATTTCACCAAGAGGTATGAAACCAATTGTGTCTACCATTCCATCTGTCCATGTTTCCCTATTAACATTTCCAAGCGACAATAATTTATATACTGAAAATCTAAAAATGATGCATAAACTCCACTTTTGATTTCTACTGTTAAGACTGATGCCTGCATGTAGTGAATGGTTAGGGAGGATCCTAACTCAAAGAATGttacaacaaaaatgaaaatcattGAGCAAAAAAGAGAAGACATTAGTTTCATCAATTTCAAAGCTGATTAAATGTTTATTACATTATTAGTATAAACAtcttgataaaatatttctctataCGTAATAAGAATGTTTATCTGTAAGTGATACTCTTTAGAATAAGTTAAGAGGACCCTATTAGTAGAGGAGACATTCTGGTATacagacaaataaaacaaacagttttcattttcttattaatGATATCACAAAGCAGTTGCTGTTCGAGCTAGCTGATCAGGCTATTGACATTTTTCACTcaaaaatttcaaatgaaaggTCTATATTTACATGTTCTATctgaaaatttttcatttttttacagGATGATTTGAAGCCCTTTTTTGGCTTGTTTCCAtataaaatgtgatttcttgTCTTACTTCCCTCTAGCACAATAATACCAAATCAAAGCCAACCCCCTAAAATACCAACAAAATGGTACTAAGTCATTGTGGAGATGATAAGTCctctttaaatttgaaaaatatctcCATTTCTCTGCTGTGTACACAGCAATGTGGAGAAGATGGTATCTGGCAACAGGGAAATTTTCACAAAATGCTATTGTCTTATTAGTTTAGGAACTGGTAcaacaatttctgtttcttgaaCAAGCCACTCTAAGTTTCATTATATAACATGGCTTTAATGGAAGAGTTCAGTTTTCTCCTTGGCTGTGTCAGTGACTTGTGAGCATAAGGTGATCACTTCTGACCCTCACTTCCCTTTCCCCATGAAATATAAGGCAATAATTGTACTTCTGTGCTGAAATGGTTATGTTACTGGAACAGTTGCACAAACTGTGCAGGTTCTTGGATTTAATGGCTGTGGAAGTGTGATGGGATATTAGTATGACttggtttttttccataaaatctTCATTTTGATAACCCAACTTTTCATTATACCACATAATCAAAGTTTCAGTAAGCTCTCAAGCTATTCTTCCTCTCCAGACTTCTTACagtttcatctctcttcttaAATGTTCttctaagtaaaataaaatatcaagtGGACTTTTATGTTAAAATATCTGCATTTATTCAGTTATTATAGTTAGGATCAGTGTGGAATATGTTTAGAGTGGATTCTGGTCACGGAAAATGGACACAAAAAATGAGTTTCgaaaaagaacaagaagtaAGGGCAAGAAATACTTCAAGACATGCTAAAATCATGAAATGCTATCCCAGTTTTCTAGTGGGAAGGAGATATAGAGGACAGTAtaagtttcttttcattttaatagtaCATTGAAAGTGTTTTCCTTGATTTACATGAACAGTACTTGAGGATTAGCATCCAGGAGTTATTAATCTCAATGATAAAAAGCAAAGGGGTTCAAAATGGGTGAATTCCCACAACTGTTTTAAGTAAACTGTCTGCAGACTCCTGACATGATGTTCACTGCAGAGCTGGGTTACAAAACTTAAATAAGTGAGTTTAACAAACAAGTTTATAGAGAAGAGAAGCTCAATGATATGATGGGGGTAATGGAGTGAGTGTGCGTTCTTGCATTGTTGGTCCAGGCAGATCAGGGTTATCTTCAAAGTGAGGGCAGGAGTTTTCCCAGAGCTGTACTTTTAACATGTAGGTGGATGAAGCAAAATTCAGGAAAGTCAGTTGGCTTGTGCACATGGAGGCAAAATGCAGTAGAATGAAGAGCTGAGGACTGGGAATAAAGGAAGACAAAGAGCCGAGGATCAAGGCTGAAAGGCAACGATAGAACCCAGAGAGAAGTGAGGGAAGCAGCACAGTGGCAGAGATTGAACATACATAAATGATTCAAAGGGGAAGAGCAGTAGGTGTTGAAAGGGGTGAGACAGGAAACAAGTGAAAAGGATGGAAATTTACCTTGGTATAATCTCTTATGTAATGCAGAAGGTATGATAGGCACAGGGTCTCAATCCCTATTGTAAAATATTGTTAAGGTACATTTGTTTTAGAGTAAACATGTGGATATAAGTAACTTCTACCTGCAGGGTGACAAAGGAGAGTCCCTCTGCCCCTCACCATTACTCCCTGCACAGGAGAGGACTTGCTCAGATGTCAAGGTGATGCTTGGTGACCGCCAAGCACCATTTGAATATCACTTATTTGAATAAGATACCAATGGGCTGTCACAGACTCTGTTACTGGGAGGGGGCAGACAATTTGATCAGCTGTCTTTGCCAAAACTGGTCCCAGGTTTTTTCCTGAACACGCtcctgttatttttctgaatatgcTTCCTGTTGCAGCTGTGCCTCTGAAGGAGAGAGGGGCAGAGTTTTTCACCAGTGCTGTCCAGTGATTATCACTGCTTGAAAAACtgttgatgttttgttttgttttctttgagcaGATGGGCAGAAGAAGGTTCAAGAAGAATTTGACATAGACATGGACGCGCCAGAGACAGAGCGGGCGGCTGTGGCAATACAGTCCCAGTTCAGAaaattccagaagaaaaaagcgGGGTCCCAGTCTTAGTAGCTACCTCACAGCTTAAAACATAGTTATCCCAAAATGATTTAtcaagaaaatcagaaataatacAAAGATGCATGTACAGAAAATATCAGTATTTAAAACCCCATTGGCAGATAACAAACCGTGAGCTTGTGTGTGACTTTGTCCCAGATGTTTTGCGCATGTTATCCTCTGTAACTCACCATTTTACTTGATGTTGTAATAAAAAGTTAGGGTGAAGTAATTAAAGTGTCTGCCTTCATCTGTCTTTTCATATTAGTCTGGCAACCACAGCATTACAAATGAACCCAGCCCAGATGCCTGTTTTCACGTAAAGCTTGGGGACATAACAGCACCGTATGCTACAAGGGTTTTGTTGAGGGATGAGAGCACGTGTCTCAGCCCTGCTTACCTCATTTGGAGAATTCCAGCTGCCAGCCAAATGTGACGATAAAATTACTTTCTCATAAtgagctggaaggaaaaagtTGCTGACAGAAGCTGGCATGAAGGGAAGAGGGATAGGAAGCAGTGagcagtttatttttgttttgcaattaTGCCAGTAAGGTGGTTTAAGTGGGAAAATTGTCCCCATCATTCCTCTTTGCATGATAATGTTCCGAATTACCCAGCTTGGACTACACTGACTgctatggaaaaataaaaaagaaagcaaatcaaaacacaATTCCAAACacctccccccctttttttttggtatgtgaaaacagaaactgGCTCTCTAAACTCTCTTTTTGATGCAGCTTTTCAGTATCTACATAATCAGTAACCATTTCTATACCATGTCTCTTcatattattttcagtatttgatGGGTAAATCATAATAGACGCCCTGTCTCCATTTGCACTGCGCTGTTTTCAACTTTATATGCGCCCCTTACTTTACCACTGCATTCGTCCAGTTTTTCATTAACAAAAAGCAACCACAACAATGTCTGTTTCAAATTGGGAagtatttctattttctccCTGTTGTAAAAGAGTAACAGACCAGTCTCAGGTTGGATCTAAGTAAGGATCTTGCCTGGCTTTAGACCCGACTGGGAATTGTCTGCTCATATTGTGTACATAGGAAGGTTTAGAAGAGGTTTAAACAAGTACTTTGTACTCAGAAAATAGTGCACTGTTTCTTTGCATTTAGGAATTTCACATATAAACCCCAAATAGcactgctgctttgctgaaagTGTGGTTTGTGGAGGTCCCAGATTCCCTACTTGTCTTTCACAGAGACTGCTCACCATATAATAATCGCCTTAgcataataatttaaaaattgtaatgGGTTTGGATTGTGTTGGTGCCATTTTGTTTAGATGAACATATATCTGTAATAAAGGACTGCATTTGCGTTCTGCGTTATGTCATTTGAAATAGCATGAGCTCTGTAATGGCTGCTTAATTGAATAAAAACTATGGGTAAGCACTAGGCTTTTATATTTGTTCTGACATTCCTTGGACTTAAATTTCCTACACAACAGGAATAATCATATGGTTGGGACACAGAGAAAGTGATTACATTATTGAAGCACAGCAACAAGGGCTGTGGGTAAATGAATTATGGGTCTTTCAGCAGCAAGGGTATTCTGTAATATGAAGTTCAGAGCGCATCTTACAAATACAGTCTTAATATACCGTAAAGCATAAGGAGGAAATAGTGAACTGGAATGAAATCTGGATTAATTGTGTCTGCCCATGTCAGACAATTTCCTTtttatgaaaatgtgtttgcatCACAAATTTGGTTCGTGTTCCCAAGAGAAGAGAGTTTTCTTGCTTCTGAATCTTGCTTTTCATTGATCTTTTGTTCATATCTAAGGTGgcagtttttaatttcctttcttacCACTAACTTGTACTTTTCAAAGACCTATCTGGATATTgctgaggtgaagaaaggagtttGATTCAACCAGGAACTTCATTAAGATGGGCCAAAGAGAACACTCCAACATTCCAGATACTACATAGGTCTTTTAACTTCTAGACGCTCACTGAACTCAGTAGTTCACTGGCACTACCTAACTGGGAGAAACCAAGTCatggaaagcaaaatttaaataaGGACCATATCTGTACTGATAAACCAAAGGTTCCCACAGGTGAAATAAAGGATTATTTAGAGCAGTAGATTTTGCAAGAAACAGAGTTATCACTCCCAGCACATACACCCACACCTTCCCCAGATACTTCCATACTGCTTCTGCTCCAAATTACTGTCAGATTGTCCCAAAAGAGAATAACCTGCAGCTCAATGATCGGAACAATTGTCTGAGCCTTATAAATCCTTTGTTCACGTTGTTGCCTGGATTGTAAAATAACCTGTAGAAGTAAGCAGCAAAGAAGACTATTAGAAGCAAAGAAACACTGTCAGAAAGCACAAGAATGCTCAAATGAGGAAAAGAGCATTCTATCAAGTTCTATCAAGAACAAAATGCTATCAAGTTAAACACAGAAAGGCGAGCCAAAGCCAACCTGTGGCTTGCTGAAgggaaatgaaacttttttcaAACATTCCTCAGGCCGGTAGCCTAGTGGAGCatcatggggatgtggggaaTTAGAGGGCTTGCAGAAAGTTAAAATGAATCTTGCACTAACGCTCAGAGCAGAGGCTCCCACAACAGGGATCTTTTTTAGAATACATCAGCCTAAGGAATTAATCCACAGACTGACGGGCCAGTAGAAGAGAGTTTGGAATAACCTGGAAAAATTAGTAATAACACATTGCCAGGAATGGATGAGGTTCAACCACATCTTGCAGAGGGGCTCAGATACACAGCAGTTGCCTTGTTCAACCCATTGCTCATGCTGGCCTCAATTCCAGGGGAACAGGCAGTAGTAAATTCATAACAGGTTTTAGAAAGGGCTCTAGGAGGGTTCAGAGATTTACAAAGACTGTCTCCATTAGTTAGCTCGAGAGAAACTATGATATGACATAATACAACTTTGATAGGACTCTCGTGAATGCCTCTTTGAGATCTTAAGACATCTGGGAGCAAATGGTCAGGTCCTCTTGCAGAAAAGCAACTGGTTAAGGGACTGGAGTGTAAAGGTGGGATGGCATGTCCAGTTCTCACAGGAGTGGGGTGTGACCAGTGGGACTCCAGTGACATCTATGTCCTGCAACATTCTTAAAAATCACCTGAAAAGAGGAATGATGAAAAGTGAGATGAAAAATTCCTATATTGGTGATTTCTACACAAAAGATCCCATTCTTTGCTCCTTAGTCTTACAAGAAGGCTCCCTGAGACTCACAAGGAGGGGAAGGCTGTGTCAGGACCATGAGGTCACCGACAGCCCTGATGACCCCTAGAGGTCCCCCTACCTTAACCATGGCAAGGATCATGTAAATCCCCTGGTGCTTCCCAACCCTGTCCAGGGCCTCAGGCTGCCCATCATTTCCCCAGGACCATCAGCTCCTGCCCcagtgatgctgctgcaggaccagcctcctgctccccacagccctgtcctgcccagCCATGGTCCCGCCAAGCTTGGGCCCACCACGTCCTGGTCTTGGCTCATCCCAAGGTGGGTGTCTGATGCCTGGGTCTGGAGTTGCCCTGGTGCTTCCTGGCTGCCCTGCCCCTGGCTGGAGCTCCCACAGTCCTGTCTCCAGGGGCTTGCCAGCCTCACTGTGCCCTGCAGTCTTCCTGTCCACATTAGGGGTCTGTCCATCTTCATACTGCAGTATCCCTTCTAGGGAGGAGAGAGAGATGTAGATAGCTTTTGGTTGTATGTATGAAGGTCAGAGGATGCATGGAAACAAGTGACATTTCCCTCCCCTGGCTTATTTGCCTTCAGTCACCCAAGCTGCAACACAACAGAGTTCAAATCTGTCCTTTGAGACCAAGAAATTGTGAGGATTCCCCAGGCAGGTCCAGGGTCAGTGTGGCAGGGTCCCCATGGGATTCCTTGCAGCAGGACATGCCCACAAGGCTGCTCTTTGAAATGGACATTAGCAACAGCAGCTGCGTCATCTGCTTCAGCCCTGGCACAACATCTCAGCTTGCAGCCTTCTTGAAATTGCTCCAAAGTATGTCGGCTGagcacagcagcccagataTGTCTGTGAAAGCATCTGCTGGAGTATGCAATGGAGGTGGATGGGCAGAAGGGAATCCTCTGAGCAACAGAGAAGAACAGCTGGGAagagaaaatgctgctgaaacTTACTGAGCCATCCAAAGGCGATTTCTCTTCAGCTCAGGCGATTGGCTGCTCACGTCCATCCTGCTGCAGGGTTCACACCTCAAAGGAGCACAGGCTCTCCACTGTGAAGCTGGCCACTGCCAGGATGTGTTAATGTAACCCAGTGAATCCTACCTGTCACCCAGTGCTTCACAAATACCAGTCCAAAGCCCATAGGATCCCAATGAACCATGCAGCAGAGTGGGGGCACACCTATGCGAGACAGCAAGTGTTGCTGGAGGCCGTGGTCCCTGCTCACTCACAGCAGAAGACCAGCTTGAGCATGTCACTGTTTCTTATACATTAAAAACCAAAGCTTGAGGAGGTGTTTTTAGGGGGTAGGACACAGTACTCTCCCCGAAGGTATGGATGGCCCTGGTTTGGAACATGGCTGTGGCACACGTCTCATGCTCAGTAGTTGTGTTCTTGTGTAGGCATAACCAGAGGTGTCTGCATCTGAGAGGCACCTGAGGTGTCCTCTTATACCCTCAGTCATTACCTGCCGGCTCTCATTTTAGACTTGGCAGCTGACTGTGGAAAATTCCAAAATAAAGTCCCAGCAGTTCAGCTGAATCTCCACTGAAAGCGGTTTGGGCTCAGTTGCTTCAGTttccttcaaccccacaagctagCAGCTGACTTACAGCAAGGAGAAGCTTCTGAAGGTATCTCCTGACAGCAGTTTGCTGTGAGGCTGCAAGTGGTGCTTAGACTGCGGTGTCACCTCAGTGCCATAACTGTACAGCAATGTAGAAATGACTTTGTATCCATTATTGACCATTTACCAGTCACCATAATTTTAACCTGATGTGAAATCTTTTTGAATATGGTTATCACAAGGCCCAGATCACTGGACAGGCCTGGCCCAGCCCATTATTTACTTGCAATACTAAGGGATATGACAAACCTCAGATTTTAATTGTGATTTAAcctaaattaaattttctttatttcagtatCAGCTTTATACACATGTTCAAAGCCtcatgaggaaaaaagggagagtgTATTATTGATGTGATTCAGTTAATATTTAGACATCTATGCCCTGTAAATATTCAAGTGAAGGTATCATTCCCAATCTGAAATCAGCAGAATTGACCTGTGTTGGTTTATACTATCAAGATGATCTTCACAGTGAAAAGATCTAGGAACTCAGCCTAAAGAGAGAAGCCATGCCACTTTTAGTCCATTAAAATCTAATCAGGAACAGGCTATTTAGCCCAACTCTGAAATTGTGgcagtgcttttttctttttcttttgctttttttctttttaaatccctAAACTGTCCCTGGCAGATGGTCTCCTGCCTTTTAGTATCTCAACTGATAGTGAGTCTAAAACCTTCCTTGGCAGCTTGTTCCATGGCTGACCTTTTCTTAAAGCTATAAAGGTTGGTTTGTAGTTAACCTAAATCCCCCCTGCTGCCATTTCAGTTAATTTGTTCCAGACCAGCTATACCCAGTTTCCCTAACCTTATCTCATAGGTCTACTTTTCCAAcccttttcatcattttttgtTATTCTCCTTTGAACTCTGCCAATTTATCTGTGTGCCTGAAATGTAATGCAGCCATCCAAACGAAACCTAACCAGTGCCAAATACAGCAGCAGCATTATCTTGACTATTCTACAAGTGATGATCCCCTTACCACAAATTTAAATggcttttggtatttttttgaCAGCATTATTTTGTGGGCTTATAGTCAGAACATAATTTTCTGTGAATATGGAGCATCTCTGCCGTCCCTCTGTCTAGTCAGgattttccccttctttttttacATGAGACTACATTGGCTGTAAAAtacctttcttaattttatagCCCCATTGCACCTCTGCAATACCAGGTTGAAACAGAAATCCAGGTAAATGTCCTTATTTGCAGTTCTTTGGCCTACAAATTGGACAGACATTATGACTGgttcagacttttttttgtggtttgccCTTTCCTATTACTAAATTATTAGAGTCAGGTACAGAGGCTTCAATCTTCGCTAAATCAACCTGTACTGGAAGCTCAGAAAAGGTTTCAATGGCTCCTTATTTTATTCTCAAAAGTTTTCTTGCCTTTACTTGTGATGACTAATTATCTGATAAGGAAAGTCTGAATATCCATATCTAAAAATAGCTCTTGCAATAAGCCTGAGGACGCTTGCCTCTCTCATTGCATTGTGATTTAATGCTCTTTCACAAAGGCCAAACTGATTCTATTACTGACATTCGGTAGTAGTTTCCACCATAAATATTCCCACTGAAGTCTTCAAGACTAATGTGACAGGAGGAGGGTGCATAAAGGGACACAAGTACACAAAATATAGTGGCTTTCTCTACTTAGCTAGCAGCTTTTGGCAAAATGATATCACTGTTTTTCTGTAACCATTGTCATTTCTTCTTGGGAGCCAAGTTGACATTTAATATAGTGAGtgatataaaaaaataaccacaagATGGTGGCAATGattaataacaacaataactacaggaaggggaaaacagaCACACCTGCAGAAGACTGGCATCTCTCCCAAGCGCATTCAAATAGTTCAGATCATGCACACAAGCCACAGTGACACGTTTCTTTGTGTGGCACAGGCAAACCTTTAATCCTCCTCCTGGTGTGGCCAAACTCAGTTGTTGCGGTGGCAGCAAAGTGGCTCCTCTTGGCTGCAGGGACCTTGCTGGTCGCATCCCTGTTTTGCCCAGGGTTATTGCAGTCGCACTTTCCCCATTTCTGCAGAGACAATGCAGTCAGACATGGGAAATGTGTCTGGTCCCCACTCAAAATAATGCCCAGGGAACTTGGTCCATCTACAAGTCCAAATAAAGCAGTTTCTGAAGTATTTCCCATCCCACAGCACTGTGAGCAAGACAGTACAGAAGTATGGAAAAGATATAATGgccaaacattttcttttactctACGCACAGTCAATACTGCCACTTTCCTACTGTTCAAATTAATCACATTTACTGATTCATCCAAAAACAATGCTTGCACTTGCACTTCTAAGTCTTCATAACACATTATATGTTATGTGCTTCTACTGAAAATATTGTGTGGAAGTACAAAGTTCTCCTTTCTAGGAACAgatttatctttgtttttagTCTCAGATTATTAGATAATCTCACAAAACTCAGCCTGGTCCTGCATAGCCTTGATGTGGTTGTAGCTTGTAGGGTAATTTGTTAGCTGCACACATCTGCCTGCCTGCATTGGCAGCTGGCTGACCTGAGCAGGCAAGCCTCCTTGCCAAAACACCTGGCAGTCCAAAAACAAGCACCAGCGCTAGACCTTTTAGGTGATCAGTCACAGGACTGTGCAGTCATCACACTACCCTAAAGCACAGAGCAGTCCAGGAATTTGCCATAGCTTCTCAGGACCCAGCAGGTGAAGAAGAGGATGAAATGGCACAGGGGAGGAGGGGTGAGCGAAGGAGGTCCACCAAGATAATCAAGggactggaacacctctcctatgaggacaggctgagacagctggggttgttcagcctggagaagagaaggctctggggagaccttattgtgggcttccagtacttaaaagaggccttataagaaagatggggatagactttttagcagggtctgttgtgata includes:
- the PCP4 gene encoding calmodulin regulator protein PCP4, coding for MSERQGSGATNGKDKTSGENDGQKKVQEEFDIDMDAPETERAAVAIQSQFRKFQKKKAGSQS